TTTCCTTTTTGGAAAAAATGATTTAAATCAGCGATTACATTGCGAAGAGGTGTTTGCTCGAAGAAATCATCAATTTGCTTTAAGTAATTACGAACCGGTGGGCGAGAAGAATCTTTTTTTTCTTCACTCATGGTATTCCCTCCTAGAAATCAATTTGCAATATCATATGACAAAAGCGGAGAAAGGTGAGTGCCTAGTTTTCATGTTTTCATAAAAAATTGTTAAAAATGTGAAATGGAGTGATTTTTTTATAGTTTTTGGTCGCCATATTCAGTTGATTATGCTAGTATAAATAGGGTTGATATAGTAGTATAGAGACAGAATGAAAACTGAAAGAGGGTAAGAAGTATGTGTGGTTTTGTAGGATGTTTATGTGAAAACCCTAGAGAGTTTTCAGAAACAGAAAAACATCAATTTGAAAATATGAACACGATGATTTTCCACCGTGGTCCAGATGACGAAGGATATTTTCGTGATGAACATGTACAATTTGGCTTCCGCCGTTTAAGCATCATTGACTTAGAGGCAGGACATCAGCCGCTAACTTATGAAAATGATCGATATGTAATTATTTTTAATGGTGAAATTTACAACTATGTAGAATTACGTGAAATGTTACTTGAAAAAGGTGCAACGTTTGCAACGCAATCTGATACAGAAGTTATCATTGCATTGTATGCACATATGAAAGAAAAATGTGTAGATTACCTTCGTGGTATGTTTGCATTTATGATTTGGGATCGTGAAGAAAAGAAACTTTTCGGTGCACGTGATCACTTCGGTATTAAACCTTTATACATCGCACAACAAGGTGATACTACATTCTTCGCATCTGAGAAGAAAAGTATTATGCATGTGATGGAAGATAAAGGCGTTAATCCAACGTCACTACAACATTACTTTACGTACCAATATGGTCCAGAGCCAGAAACTTTAACAATTGATGTTAATAAAATCGAGCCTGGTCATTATTTCGTAAAAGAAATCGGTAAAGAGATGGAAATCCATCGCTACTGGAAACCTTATTTCAACGCTTCAAGTGCAACGAAAGAGGAGCATATCCAAGCAATTCGTGATGTGTTATATGATTCAGTAAAAGTGCATATGCGTAGTGATGTACCAGTAGGTTCATTCTTATCTGGTGGTATCGATTCATCTATCATCGCTTCTATCGCAAGAGAAATGAATCCAAATCTTTTAACATTCTCTGTTGGTTTTGAGCAACGTGGTTACAGTGAAGTTGATGTTGCGAAAGAAACTGCTGAGAAATTAGGCGTTAAAAACCATAACGTATTCATTTCAGCGAAAGAATTTATGGATGAGTTCCCAAAAAATCATTGGCATATGGATGATCCTTTAGCTGATCCAGCAGCTGTACCATTGTACTTCGTTGCGAAAGAAGCACGTAAACATGTAACAGTTGTTCTTTCTGGTGAAGGCGCAGACGAGCTATTTGGTGGTTATAACATTTACCGTGAGCCAAACTCACTAAAAATGTTCTCTTACATCCCTAGTCCAGGTAAGAGCGTTCTAAAAGCATTAAGTGGTGCTCTTAAAGAAGGATTTAAAGGTAAGAGCTTCCTAGAGCGTGGATGTACACCAATTGAAGAGCGTTACTATGGAAATGCTAAAATCTTCCGTGAAGAAGAAAAAGCTGAATTAATGAAGTATTACAATGAAAGTGTTAACTATATGGATATCACGAAACCATTGTATAACGAGATTAAAGATTATGATGATGTAAGTAAAATGCAGTACATTGACATGTTCACATGGTTACGCGGTGACATTTTATTAAAAGCTGATAAAATGACAATGGCAAACTCATTAGAACTTCGTGTACCGTTCTTAGATAAAGAAGTATTCGATGTTGCATCTAAAATTCCAACTGAATTTAAGATTGCTAACGGAACTACGAAAGCCATTTTACGTGAAGCAGCACGCGGAATCGTTCCAGATCACGTATTAGATCGTAAAAAACTTGGATTCCCAGTACCAATTCGTCACTGGTTAAAAGACGAAATGCATGATTGGGCTATAAATATTATAAACGAAAGTAAGACAGAGCATTTAATCGACAAACAGTATGTATTAAACTTACTGGAAGCACATTGTGCAGATAAAGGCGATTATAGCCGTAAAATTTGGACTGTACTTGCGTTTATGGTATGGCACCAAATTTATGTTGAGCATAAATACGATACGAATAAGTTCCATGAAGAAACAAAACGTGCGTATAGCTTA
This DNA window, taken from Bacillus cereus ATCC 14579, encodes the following:
- the asnB gene encoding asparagine synthase (glutamine-hydrolyzing) codes for the protein MCGFVGCLCENPREFSETEKHQFENMNTMIFHRGPDDEGYFRDEHVQFGFRRLSIIDLEAGHQPLTYENDRYVIIFNGEIYNYVELREMLLEKGATFATQSDTEVIIALYAHMKEKCVDYLRGMFAFMIWDREEKKLFGARDHFGIKPLYIAQQGDTTFFASEKKSIMHVMEDKGVNPTSLQHYFTYQYGPEPETLTIDVNKIEPGHYFVKEIGKEMEIHRYWKPYFNASSATKEEHIQAIRDVLYDSVKVHMRSDVPVGSFLSGGIDSSIIASIAREMNPNLLTFSVGFEQRGYSEVDVAKETAEKLGVKNHNVFISAKEFMDEFPKNHWHMDDPLADPAAVPLYFVAKEARKHVTVVLSGEGADELFGGYNIYREPNSLKMFSYIPSPGKSVLKALSGALKEGFKGKSFLERGCTPIEERYYGNAKIFREEEKAELMKYYNESVNYMDITKPLYNEIKDYDDVSKMQYIDMFTWLRGDILLKADKMTMANSLELRVPFLDKEVFDVASKIPTEFKIANGTTKAILREAARGIVPDHVLDRKKLGFPVPIRHWLKDEMHDWAINIINESKTEHLIDKQYVLNLLEAHCADKGDYSRKIWTVLAFMVWHQIYVEHKYDTNKFHEETKRAYSLV